CGCACCTGCGCGGCAGGCTGCCGGACTACATGGTGCCGGCCGCGCTGCACCCGCTGCCCGAGCTGCCGCTCAACCGCAGCGGCAAGGTCGACCGGGCCGCGCTGCCCGAACCGGACCGCGCGGGCGGCGAGGAGCACGTCGCGCCGCGCACGGACGTGGAGGTGGCCGTCGCGGCCATCTGGTGCGAGCTGCTGCGGGTGGACCGCGTCGGCCTGCACGCGAACTTCTTCGCGCTGGGCGGGCACTCGCTGCTCGCCACCCAGGTCGTCACGCGCCTGCGCGCGGAACTGCACCGCGACCTGCCCGTCCGACAGCTCTTCGAGACACCGACCGTGGCCGAGCTGGCCGCGGTCCTGTCCGACGCCCAGACCACCGAGACCGCCGAAACCTCGGGGACAACCGGGACCGCCGGGGCCGTCGAACCCGCGGTCGTGCGGCGGGAACGCCGCTTGCAGCAGCTTCCAGTCACCTCCTGAGCAACGGAGCACAGATGTCGGAGTCATTCGCCGCGCCCGCAGCGGCGCCGGGAGCGCCTTCCCCCGAGCAGTGGTCGGACTGGCGCTGGCACATGCGCAACCGCGTCACGAACCTCGACAAGCTGCGCCAGTGGGTGAAGGTCAGCCCCGCGGAGGAAGAGGCGATCGCCGGGACGGCGGGCAAGTACCGCTGGAGCGTCACGCCGTACTACGCGTCCTTGATGGACCCCGAGGACCCCAACTGCCCGGTCCGGTTGCAGGCCGTGCCGTCGCACGGCGAGATGCTGGAGTTCCCGGACGCCGACGTCGACCCGGTCGGCGACATGTTCTACCGCAAGACCAACCGCATCGTGCACAAGTACCCCGACCGGGTGATCATGCTGATCACCGAGTCGTGCCCGGTGTACTGCCGGCACTGCACCCGGAAGTTCCACACCACGGACGTGGAGGGCACGTACTTCCGCGACAACGAGGGCGGCGACTTCGAGGAGGACTTCCGCTACATCCGGGAGCACCCGGAGATCCGCGACGTCCTGCTCACCGGCGGCGACCCGCTGTCCTACCGGGACGAGAAGCTGGAGGAGATCATCTCCGGCCTGCGCGCCATCCCCAGCGTCGAGATCATCCGCATCGGCAGCAGGTTCCCCGTGCTGCTGCCGCAGCGGATCACCGACGAGTTCTGCGAGATGCTGGCCCGGCACCACCCGGTGTGGCTGAACACCCACTTCAACCACTCGCGCGAGATCACCCCCGAGGCGGCGGCGGCCGTGGACCGGCTGCTGCGCCACGGCGTGCCGGTCGGCAACCAGACCGTGCTGCTCAAGGGCATCAACGACGACGTGGACACGATGCGCAAGCTGATGACGGACCTGCTGCGCATCCGGGTCCGGCCGTACTACCTGTACCACTGCGACAACGTCACCGGCGTCTCCCACTTCATGACCTCCATCGAGAAGGGCTGGGAGATCATGGAGGGCCTGCAGGGGCACATGACCGGCTTCGGCGTGCCCCAGTACGTGGTGACCACGAAGATCGGCAAGATCCCGGTGAGCCAGCCGTACCACGAGGTGGTGGAGGACGGCTTGGCGCTGCGCAACTACCGGGGGCAGACGATGACCGTCACGGGCGAGCACTACCGGGTGACCAAACCACCGACCGGGTGAGTCGTCGCGGTCCGGCCACCCGTGGCGCGGGTGGCCGGACCGCGTTCCCGTCAGAGCGGGCCGTCCGGCCGCCGCCCGCTCGCCACGGCCGCCACCTGCTCGGGGGTGAACGGGGGGTCGAGCAGGTCCGCCCGCTGGGCGTGGCAGCGGAACATGTCCGCGATGTAGTGCATCCGGTCGG
This genomic window from Saccharothrix sp. HUAS TT1 contains:
- the blsG gene encoding arginine 2,3-aminomutase, giving the protein MSESFAAPAAAPGAPSPEQWSDWRWHMRNRVTNLDKLRQWVKVSPAEEEAIAGTAGKYRWSVTPYYASLMDPEDPNCPVRLQAVPSHGEMLEFPDADVDPVGDMFYRKTNRIVHKYPDRVIMLITESCPVYCRHCTRKFHTTDVEGTYFRDNEGGDFEEDFRYIREHPEIRDVLLTGGDPLSYRDEKLEEIISGLRAIPSVEIIRIGSRFPVLLPQRITDEFCEMLARHHPVWLNTHFNHSREITPEAAAAVDRLLRHGVPVGNQTVLLKGINDDVDTMRKLMTDLLRIRVRPYYLYHCDNVTGVSHFMTSIEKGWEIMEGLQGHMTGFGVPQYVVTTKIGKIPVSQPYHEVVEDGLALRNYRGQTMTVTGEHYRVTKPPTG